The following are encoded in a window of Clostridium thermarum genomic DNA:
- a CDS encoding iron-containing alcohol dehydrogenase family protein gives MKNSVNRIAIPSILDVGKGNLPNIGYLVKMNGFTRVAIYFGSGLQTLFGTAVLASLKEINLDLLSMQEIDDVDINEIIHHAFSLSKETEAIIGIGGGKVLDAAKYMAFLRKLPFISVPTSTSNDGFSSSNASLMIEGKRTSVTASMPYGIIVDIDIIRSAPEKFLYSGIGDLVSKITALYDWQFEEKMGKAIMDDFAVMISKKAVNSFVRTEFKTIKDDFFLKELVDSLTMSGIAMEIAGDSAPASGSEHLISHALDKLYEKPQLHGIQVGVATYLMSKVQQHRFERVIKVFTSTGFFDYVKTLDMKKADFERAIEEAPKIKPDRCTYIHIPEYREAAKRLLYEDEILRELLI, from the coding sequence ATGAAGAATAGTGTAAACAGAATAGCTATTCCCTCAATTTTGGATGTAGGAAAAGGAAACTTGCCTAATATAGGTTACCTAGTAAAAATGAATGGCTTTACACGGGTTGCCATTTATTTTGGCAGCGGCTTACAGACTCTCTTTGGCACCGCTGTATTGGCATCTTTAAAGGAAATTAACTTAGACCTGCTTAGCATGCAGGAAATCGATGATGTTGACATAAACGAGATAATCCATCATGCCTTTTCTCTTTCAAAGGAAACTGAAGCTATAATCGGTATAGGAGGGGGTAAAGTTCTAGATGCTGCTAAATATATGGCTTTTCTAAGAAAACTCCCTTTTATCAGTGTGCCAACCTCTACCTCCAATGATGGCTTTTCAAGCTCCAACGCTTCCCTTATGATAGAAGGCAAGAGGACCTCCGTAACTGCTTCAATGCCCTACGGAATAATAGTAGATATAGATATTATAAGAAGTGCGCCGGAAAAATTCTTATACTCAGGTATTGGTGACTTGGTGTCCAAGATAACCGCCCTTTATGATTGGCAGTTTGAAGAAAAGATGGGCAAAGCCATAATGGACGACTTTGCTGTAATGATCTCTAAAAAAGCAGTAAACAGCTTTGTTAGAACTGAATTCAAAACTATAAAGGATGACTTTTTTCTAAAAGAACTAGTGGATTCCCTTACCATGAGCGGCATAGCCATGGAAATTGCCGGAGACAGTGCCCCGGCCAGCGGCAGTGAGCATCTCATCTCTCATGCTCTTGACAAGTTATACGAAAAGCCCCAGCTTCATGGAATTCAAGTAGGCGTGGCTACCTACCTCATGAGCAAGGTTCAGCAGCATAGATTTGAAAGAGTCATCAAGGTCTTTACTTCCACCGGATTTTTTGATTACGTAAAAACCCTGGACATGAAAAAAGCTGACTTTGAAAGGGCTATTGAAGAAGCTCCGAAAATAAAACCTGACCGGTGTACCTACATACATATACCTGAATACAGAGAGGCAGCAAAAAGGCTGTTGTATGAGGATGAGATATTGCGGGAACTACTGATTTAA
- a CDS encoding PqqD family protein, with protein sequence MKHKKKKEDNFLLYVPKRKHTNWKDEKGKVYLIFQHDKQAEKFLRWLVKKPYITYLELDDLSSSTWRIIDGKKSVYEIGQCLLKQYGSYCQPVNERLIMFLRYLNKKGWISFERGKQ encoded by the coding sequence ATGAAACATAAAAAGAAAAAGGAGGATAACTTCCTCCTTTATGTACCTAAAAGGAAACATACAAACTGGAAAGATGAGAAAGGTAAAGTTTACCTGATCTTTCAGCATGATAAACAGGCAGAAAAGTTCCTCCGATGGCTTGTTAAAAAGCCCTATATTACTTATTTAGAGCTGGATGACTTGAGCTCAAGCACCTGGAGGATAATTGACGGCAAGAAATCAGTATACGAAATAGGACAGTGTCTGCTGAAACAATACGGCAGTTACTGTCAGCCGGTAAATGAAAGACTGATAATGTTTTTAAGATACTTAAATAAAAAAGGCTGGATAAGTTTTGAAAGAGGAAAACAGTAG
- a CDS encoding MerR family transcriptional regulator: MEYTVQKLSKLAGVSTRTLRYYDEIGILKPARINSSGYRIYGEAEVDRLQQILFYRELGVSLENIKEIVTSPSFDGAKALREHHEKLLAKREQLDLLIANVEKSIAVTEGRITMSDKEKFEGFKQRLIDANEKKYGKEIREKYGEDAVEKSNKAFKNMSEEDYNKMTKLGEEIHEVLAEAFKTGDPAGELAQKAADLHKQWISMAWGQYSKEAHAGVAEMYVDDERFTAYYDKDQPGTAAFLRDAILIYTGMNK; encoded by the coding sequence ATGGAATATACAGTGCAAAAGTTAAGCAAATTGGCAGGTGTAAGCACCAGAACGCTGAGATATTATGATGAAATTGGAATTCTAAAGCCGGCAAGAATCAATTCTTCAGGATATCGTATATACGGGGAGGCAGAGGTAGACAGACTGCAGCAGATACTGTTCTACAGAGAGCTTGGTGTAAGTCTGGAAAATATAAAAGAAATAGTAACGTCACCTTCCTTTGATGGAGCCAAAGCACTGAGAGAGCATCATGAAAAGCTTCTTGCAAAGCGTGAACAATTAGATTTATTAATAGCTAATGTTGAGAAATCAATAGCTGTAACAGAAGGGAGAATTACAATGAGTGATAAGGAAAAATTTGAAGGGTTTAAGCAAAGGCTGATAGATGCAAATGAAAAGAAGTATGGTAAAGAAATCAGAGAAAAGTACGGAGAGGATGCCGTAGAAAAGTCAAATAAGGCCTTTAAGAATATGTCTGAAGAAGATTACAACAAGATGACAAAGCTTGGGGAAGAGATCCATGAAGTTCTTGCCGAGGCCTTTAAGACTGGTGACCCAGCCGGTGAGTTGGCACAAAAGGCAGCAGACCTTCACAAGCAATGGATATCCATGGCTTGGGGCCAGTACAGCAAAGAAGCACATGCTGGAGTTGCCGAGATGTATGTAGATGATGAAAGATTTACTGCTTACTATGATAAAGACCAACCTGGAACAGCAGCATTCCTAAGAGATGCAATACTCATATATACTGGAATGAACAAGTAA
- a CDS encoding M15 family metallopeptidase, producing the protein MMIKVKKVVGIALVLFFTTTVFNASTFVEAQTSIKEDINPQIILAKIKTSSSVEMKNITNADLILDKEGYSYEPLNSNSPLAIKKNVKITAKNVTFSDAELEGNLYISADNARINNVKIKGSLYINPGKDGAATINNVTAKNIYVLSGGLDGIYLNKVAAEALNIDSSSKAKLEINYTTKINITTVTTNAIISAAIGTDGKLVISGKNKQKIAVELQGSFKQPVLVKSDAEITAAPSSSIEKISIEAEGSGAVVSLAGEFKNIDLNKSSKIEVSDKTKITGQVNGKPYGPKVDKPSQAGAENENSIEEMINEDTKIKETFDKLFLNKQPKEKELLDKFNGEKLRAQEKIFNGNNKNNGKISTSANIEVVNINDYNSIFVVVNKERSLPANWKPSDLVKITVPYKGRNDAAYMRKEAADALAQLFAKAKKDKVYLYAVSGFRNYELQKTIYARNVAQLGETKAKMESAYPGKSEHQTGLAMDISSAAMGYTLKQSFGNTREGKWLAENAAAFGFIIRYPKGKESITGYIYEPWHIRYVGKEIATEIMKRGITLEEYFGLK; encoded by the coding sequence ATGATGATAAAAGTCAAAAAAGTTGTTGGCATTGCTCTCGTGCTGTTTTTTACCACAACTGTTTTTAATGCCAGTACTTTTGTTGAGGCACAAACAAGTATAAAAGAGGACATAAATCCACAGATTATTTTGGCTAAAATAAAGACAAGCAGTTCAGTGGAAATGAAGAACATAACTAACGCTGATCTGATCTTGGATAAAGAGGGCTATAGCTACGAACCCCTGAATTCAAACAGTCCTTTGGCAATAAAGAAAAATGTAAAGATAACGGCTAAAAATGTTACTTTCAGTGATGCTGAATTGGAAGGTAACCTTTATATATCTGCAGATAACGCAAGGATAAATAATGTAAAAATAAAAGGATCGCTATATATTAATCCAGGTAAGGATGGGGCAGCCACAATCAATAATGTAACTGCAAAAAATATTTATGTCCTTTCCGGAGGTTTGGATGGCATCTATCTGAATAAAGTTGCTGCCGAAGCCTTAAATATTGATTCTAGCAGTAAAGCCAAGTTAGAAATAAATTATACCACAAAGATAAATATAACCACAGTTACCACCAATGCCATAATCTCCGCGGCTATAGGAACCGACGGAAAGCTTGTAATCTCAGGTAAGAATAAGCAAAAGATTGCTGTGGAGCTTCAGGGAAGCTTTAAGCAGCCTGTGCTTGTAAAGTCAGACGCTGAAATTACAGCGGCACCATCCTCAAGTATTGAAAAAATAAGCATAGAAGCAGAAGGCAGCGGAGCAGTAGTTTCCTTAGCAGGTGAATTCAAAAATATAGATCTGAATAAATCCTCTAAAATAGAGGTTTCAGATAAGACGAAAATTACTGGACAAGTTAATGGAAAGCCCTATGGACCAAAAGTGGACAAACCTTCACAAGCTGGAGCGGAAAATGAAAATAGTATAGAAGAAATGATAAATGAAGATACAAAAATAAAAGAGACTTTTGACAAGTTATTTCTTAACAAGCAACCAAAGGAAAAAGAACTTTTGGATAAATTTAACGGTGAGAAGTTAAGGGCTCAAGAAAAGATATTTAATGGTAACAACAAGAATAATGGGAAGATCTCAACAAGTGCCAATATAGAAGTTGTTAATATCAATGACTATAATAGCATATTTGTGGTAGTTAATAAGGAAAGAAGTTTGCCTGCTAATTGGAAACCTTCAGACCTGGTAAAAATTACAGTACCCTACAAGGGAAGGAACGATGCTGCCTACATGAGAAAGGAAGCGGCAGATGCTCTTGCTCAGCTCTTTGCCAAAGCCAAAAAAGATAAGGTATATCTCTATGCTGTATCCGGTTTTAGAAACTATGAACTTCAAAAGACCATATATGCAAGAAATGTAGCCCAGCTTGGAGAGACAAAAGCCAAAATGGAAAGCGCCTACCCGGGTAAAAGCGAGCATCAGACAGGCCTTGCCATGGACATTTCCAGTGCTGCTATGGGTTATACCTTAAAGCAGTCCTTTGGTAACACCCGTGAAGGAAAATGGTTAGCGGAAAATGCCGCAGCTTTTGGATTTATTATCAGATATCCAAAGGGAAAGGAATCAATTACGGGTTATATATATGAACCATGGCATATTCGTTATGTTGGTAAGGAAATTGCCACTGAAATAATGAAGAGAGGCATTACTCTTGAAGAGTACTTTGGGCTTAAATAA
- a CDS encoding NUDIX hydrolase, whose protein sequence is MKNNRIKKLTALAETKFLNLYDAEYENKKGKTKHWIIASRKNFETLKGQYFEGKEEKMDAVIIAALHVESKKIVCIRQFRVPLNDYVYELPAGLIDGNESMEVSVERELKEETGLKLVSINYEKTKKGVYATAGMSDESAAIVFCTCEGNISKEYLEEDEDIETILLSQQEAKDLLKSDVKIDMRAFIMLHAFAELGEKLF, encoded by the coding sequence GTGAAGAATAATAGAATAAAGAAGCTTACTGCCTTGGCGGAAACAAAATTTTTGAATCTTTATGATGCAGAATATGAAAATAAGAAAGGCAAAACAAAGCACTGGATAATAGCCTCCAGAAAAAACTTCGAGACCTTGAAGGGACAGTACTTTGAGGGTAAAGAAGAAAAAATGGATGCGGTAATAATAGCAGCTCTGCATGTAGAAAGCAAAAAAATAGTATGTATAAGACAGTTCAGAGTTCCCCTAAATGATTACGTATATGAGCTTCCGGCTGGCCTGATTGATGGTAACGAGAGCATGGAGGTTTCTGTAGAAAGGGAATTAAAAGAAGAGACCGGCCTAAAGCTTGTATCAATAAATTACGAAAAAACAAAAAAAGGTGTCTATGCCACTGCTGGCATGTCTGACGAATCTGCAGCAATAGTTTTCTGTACCTGCGAAGGAAATATTTCAAAGGAATACCTTGAAGAGGATGAAGACATTGAAACCATTTTGCTATCACAGCAGGAAGCCAAAGACCTATTGAAGAGTGATGTCAAAATCGATATGAGAGCCTTTATAATGCTTCACGCCTTTGCAGAGCTGGGGGAAAAGCTTTTTTAG
- a CDS encoding Cof-type HAD-IIB family hydrolase translates to MKYKLIAADMDGTLLNSDGKITDKTRVAIGKAVEKGVIFSICTGRPIQGAESFNSLLNLDSPFITYNGAMIVMGKSKKILFQQNLTAEAARNILSIGKEFETTIVAWSMNKLYCYKLSEEIHDYKQITKVEPRLIEDEEELIKNGITKILWIDSPEKLTYYQEVLKDRLGDSVNYCTSRPMFLEFFHNKVSKAVAMEKLGEHFNIKREEMIAIGDGFNDLPMIEYAGLGVAMGNAPADIKARADYVTLSNDKDGIAHVLEKFVL, encoded by the coding sequence ATGAAATACAAATTAATTGCCGCAGATATGGATGGAACACTATTAAATAGTGATGGAAAAATTACAGATAAAACAAGGGTGGCCATTGGAAAAGCTGTAGAAAAAGGTGTCATATTCTCTATTTGCACCGGTCGTCCTATACAGGGAGCGGAGAGCTTTAACAGCCTGTTAAATTTAGATTCCCCATTTATAACCTATAACGGTGCCATGATTGTAATGGGAAAATCAAAGAAGATTCTGTTCCAGCAGAATCTTACTGCAGAAGCAGCAAGAAACATATTAAGCATCGGAAAAGAATTTGAAACCACTATTGTTGCTTGGTCCATGAATAAATTATACTGCTATAAACTAAGTGAAGAAATACATGACTATAAGCAAATCACTAAGGTAGAGCCAAGACTAATTGAAGATGAAGAAGAACTTATTAAGAATGGAATTACAAAAATACTATGGATTGATAGTCCGGAAAAGTTGACCTATTATCAGGAGGTCTTGAAAGATAGGCTTGGAGATAGTGTCAATTACTGTACTTCCAGACCAATGTTTCTGGAGTTCTTTCACAACAAGGTTTCCAAAGCTGTGGCCATGGAAAAGCTAGGTGAGCATTTTAACATAAAAAGAGAAGAAATGATTGCTATAGGGGATGGATTTAATGACCTTCCAATGATTGAATACGCAGGACTGGGAGTTGCAATGGGAAACGCCCCTGCTGACATCAAAGCAAGGGCAGACTACGTTACCTTGTCCAATGATAAAGACGGAATTGCACATGTACTGGAAAAGTTTGTCTTATAG
- a CDS encoding diguanylate cyclase, with the protein MQLKKKRLTFGLIVDWISGWGEVDYYQTKIISGVGDYAKEKDINLMCFVVGRLGSPNEWERSRNLLVNFIHKNHVDGVIVLPTAIGIYGQEENVISMLDGFKGIPIVNLNESYGRYHTVSINNYNGMRRVVDHVIEEHKCRRIAFIGGPKSVRESDERHRAFYDSLRDHNITYYPELYYEGSFLFDSGGEAIKYFKENNLQYDGIICANDNMAVGALTELHKQYGKIPEDLPITGFDDADISKFHGLTTVSQSFYEQARASADMLYRLIEGQEVERIKSMDTELIVRSSCGCVGSMTTSAFAQLNLLERDTTDSVFWLTKDSINKELEVINKIAGLPEGSDDYKDLLKYENNVVDAFYEEFINKREGEFLSSWNSLTFWAILKKLEITFLQDVLVCIRKNIIANWVNKDNLIAAENMFQAASIIVCDAVKRMGASSSFLSFVQTDSLECLAEELMSNLDWQKQMDALHKFLPEFNINKGYVSIYEDRNHPLRSSRLILGFNGDYRAEAGKTGIYFNTLDILPEDIMKELRKDRFNVIVMALHQGDNPLGYGVFGFENRVNKIYEVVRYNIGVALNGALLVENIRNQALDLERQVEERTSELSSINMRLTKEIQRRKEVEEQLKKAMEELQEHNIQLRTQSLRDELTGLYNRRGFMTLARKHFEYSQNYHKEFLLLYGDLDGLKQINDRFGHCEGDYAIKKVAEILTKTLKSDDIIARISGDEFTAVLIGASSRDEPIVREKIQKNCALVNASCCKPYRISFSTGIACFNPNKPVTLEELIEKADQDLYAAKDDCRSKNIS; encoded by the coding sequence ATGCAGTTGAAAAAAAAGAGATTAACATTTGGTCTTATTGTTGATTGGATTTCCGGTTGGGGTGAGGTTGACTACTATCAAACAAAGATTATTTCCGGAGTGGGAGACTATGCAAAGGAAAAGGATATAAACCTGATGTGCTTTGTTGTAGGCAGATTAGGTTCTCCGAATGAGTGGGAAAGAAGCAGAAATCTACTTGTCAATTTTATTCATAAAAACCATGTTGACGGAGTAATCGTTTTACCCACGGCCATTGGAATTTATGGACAAGAGGAAAATGTTATTTCTATGTTGGATGGTTTTAAGGGTATTCCTATTGTAAATCTGAATGAAAGTTATGGAAGATATCATACTGTAAGTATAAATAACTATAACGGCATGCGTCGGGTAGTGGATCATGTTATAGAAGAACATAAATGCCGAAGAATAGCTTTTATAGGTGGTCCCAAAAGCGTGAGAGAGAGTGACGAAAGACATCGTGCCTTCTATGATTCACTGAGAGACCACAATATAACTTATTACCCTGAGTTATACTATGAAGGAAGTTTTCTTTTCGATTCCGGGGGTGAGGCCATAAAATATTTTAAAGAAAATAATTTGCAATATGATGGCATAATATGTGCCAATGACAATATGGCAGTGGGGGCCCTGACAGAATTGCACAAGCAATATGGAAAGATTCCGGAAGACCTTCCTATCACAGGGTTTGATGATGCAGATATCAGTAAATTTCATGGCCTTACAACAGTTAGTCAGTCCTTTTATGAGCAGGCCAGAGCTTCTGCGGATATGTTGTACAGGCTTATAGAGGGACAAGAGGTTGAACGGATTAAGTCTATGGATACAGAACTGATTGTGCGGTCTTCCTGCGGCTGTGTTGGTTCTATGACTACCAGTGCCTTTGCACAGTTGAATTTACTTGAGAGGGACACTACAGACAGTGTTTTCTGGCTGACTAAAGACAGTATCAATAAAGAACTTGAAGTCATAAATAAAATTGCAGGTCTGCCAGAAGGCAGTGATGATTATAAAGATCTGCTTAAGTATGAGAATAATGTTGTAGATGCCTTTTATGAAGAATTTATAAATAAAAGGGAGGGGGAGTTTCTCAGCTCCTGGAACAGCCTAACCTTTTGGGCTATATTAAAAAAGCTGGAAATAACCTTTTTGCAGGATGTTTTAGTATGCATCAGGAAAAATATCATAGCCAATTGGGTAAATAAAGACAACTTAATTGCGGCAGAAAATATGTTTCAAGCTGCCAGCATCATTGTATGTGATGCTGTAAAACGTATGGGTGCATCATCAAGTTTTCTATCTTTTGTTCAGACTGATAGCTTAGAGTGTCTGGCAGAGGAGCTGATGTCTAATCTGGATTGGCAAAAGCAAATGGATGCCTTACATAAGTTCTTGCCTGAATTTAATATAAATAAGGGCTATGTTTCAATCTATGAGGATAGAAATCATCCCTTAAGGTCTTCAAGGTTAATACTAGGTTTCAATGGAGACTACCGTGCAGAGGCAGGTAAAACAGGAATATACTTCAACACTCTGGACATATTACCTGAGGACATAATGAAGGAGCTGAGAAAAGATAGATTTAACGTAATTGTCATGGCCCTTCATCAAGGGGACAATCCTTTGGGTTATGGAGTATTTGGTTTTGAAAATAGAGTAAACAAAATATATGAAGTAGTCAGATATAATATTGGTGTAGCTCTGAATGGTGCTCTATTAGTAGAAAATATAAGGAATCAGGCCCTTGACTTGGAACGGCAGGTAGAAGAGAGGACAAGTGAGCTATCCAGTATTAATATGAGGCTTACAAAGGAGATTCAGAGAAGAAAAGAAGTTGAAGAACAGCTTAAAAAAGCCATGGAAGAATTGCAAGAACATAATATTCAGCTTAGAACCCAATCTCTTAGAGATGAACTTACCGGCCTGTATAATAGAAGAGGATTTATGACCCTTGCCAGGAAACATTTTGAATACTCCCAGAATTATCATAAAGAATTCTTACTTTTATATGGAGACTTGGATGGACTTAAACAGATCAATGATAGGTTTGGTCATTGTGAAGGAGATTATGCCATAAAAAAAGTGGCTGAAATATTAACTAAAACTCTAAAGTCAGATGATATTATAGCAAGAATAAGCGGAGACGAATTTACGGCTGTACTTATAGGGGCATCTTCAAGGGATGAACCTATTGTTAGAGAGAAAATACAAAAGAATTGTGCTTTGGTTAATGCATCTTGTTGTAAGCCCTATAGGATTTCTTTCAGCACAGGCATTGCCTGTTTTAATCCCAATAAACCTGTGACGCTTGAGGAGCTCATTGAAAAAGCTGATCAAGACCTTTATGCTGCAAAGGACGACTGTAGAAGCAAGAATATAAGCTGA
- a CDS encoding RNA polymerase sigma factor: MKYIDKQQDTYFEELYNKYNRVVFNHIFMSIKDYWQAEDLTSEVFIKVYKHRDKINDIEKSSKWVITIAKNTLIDYYRKTKREVPSEDIDVEAHWEQGYDNLLIKDDFERVKNALDQLNSVEKKMVDLRYYYGMKHKDIAKIMNMTESAARAKLGRTINKLKVYGKGRYPNAS; this comes from the coding sequence GTGAAATACATAGATAAGCAGCAGGATACATATTTCGAAGAGTTGTATAATAAGTATAACAGGGTAGTTTTCAATCATATATTCATGTCCATAAAGGACTATTGGCAAGCTGAAGATTTGACCTCAGAGGTGTTTATTAAAGTATATAAACACCGGGATAAAATAAATGATATTGAAAAAAGCAGTAAGTGGGTAATTACTATAGCGAAGAACACATTGATTGATTATTACAGAAAAACAAAACGCGAGGTTCCCAGTGAAGATATAGATGTTGAGGCACACTGGGAGCAGGGCTATGATAATTTGCTGATCAAAGATGACTTTGAAAGAGTTAAGAATGCACTGGACCAATTGAATTCCGTTGAAAAGAAAATGGTAGACCTAAGATACTATTATGGAATGAAGCATAAAGATATAGCTAAAATTATGAATATGACGGAAAGTGCTGCCAGAGCTAAACTTGGAAGAACAATAAATAAGCTGAAGGTATATGGTAAAGGTAGATATCCTAACGCGTCATAA
- a CDS encoding uracil-DNA glycosylase — protein sequence MAVNIKGDWLDLLKDEFEKDYYKRLRAFLIKEYATKTIYPDKYEIFNALNYTDYKDVKVVILGQDPYHGPNQAHGLSFSVRPGIPAPPSLVNIYKELRDDLGCYIPNNGYLKKWADQGVLLLNTALTVRANEANSHRNIGWENFTDAVISALNNREKPVVFILWGNNAISKEKLITNRTHYIIKSVHPSPLSASRGFFGSKPFSKTNNFLISIGEKPIDWQIENI from the coding sequence ATGGCCGTAAACATTAAAGGTGATTGGCTGGACCTGCTGAAAGACGAATTCGAAAAAGATTATTATAAAAGGCTGAGGGCCTTTCTTATAAAGGAGTATGCTACTAAAACTATTTATCCGGATAAGTATGAAATATTCAACGCCTTAAACTACACTGACTACAAGGATGTAAAAGTTGTTATACTTGGCCAGGATCCTTATCACGGTCCAAATCAAGCCCATGGTCTCAGCTTTTCCGTTAGACCGGGAATACCGGCTCCCCCTTCCTTGGTTAACATATATAAGGAGCTGCGTGATGACCTTGGCTGCTACATACCAAACAACGGCTACTTAAAGAAATGGGCGGATCAAGGTGTGCTTCTGCTGAATACAGCTTTAACCGTCAGAGCCAATGAAGCCAATTCTCATAGAAATATAGGCTGGGAAAACTTTACCGATGCCGTTATTTCAGCGCTGAATAATAGAGAAAAACCTGTGGTCTTTATACTTTGGGGAAACAATGCCATCTCCAAGGAAAAACTCATTACCAACAGGACACATTATATAATTAAGTCAGTACATCCAAGTCCTCTTTCTGCATCCCGAGGCTTCTTCGGCAGCAAGCCTTTTTCAAAGACTAATAATTTTTTAATATCCATTGGTGAGAAGCCCATAGATTGGCAGATTGAGAATATCTAA
- a CDS encoding OPT family oligopeptide transporter — translation MSEKRGLSHNAYGGIHGDDYVPYVPVSEAMPEMTAVSLIIGAVFGIIFAAANTYLGLKVGLTISAGIPAAILATGILKGFFGRNNILEANLIQGIAAMGESIAGGIIFTMPAIIIWGMNLSLSTIFFVTILGGLLGILFVVPLRRYLLVEEHGKLIFPESMAAAEVLVTGSAGGTGFKTVMTGLLGGALYKLLSGGLRFWGEEPEWVVKPMQNTIFGFDTLASLLGVGFIVGTEVALYMFGGSFIAWFALIPLIKYFGSGLAEPLFPSEVLITEMGAWDIWSKYIRYVGAGAVAAGGFISLARSLPTIINSFRTAIGGLGDKSSSKKRTELDVPMTWVLIGAILVFLLSWFLPMINAGFVGALMIIVFSFFFSVVSGRMVGIIGASNNPVSGMTIATLLFATSILRSIGLAGDEGMLIAITIGGVICVAIAVAGGAAQSMKTGFIIGGTPKYMQIGMYIGLVAASLFAGLVLLVMHDTYGIGSREVAAPQATLMSMVVKGVMTGDLPWALVLIGGVFGIFCALARLPILPVALGIYLPIHLNAAVLVGGIIRTIAEKKFKNNEEQSKLQIEKGILLASGIVAGDAIMGIVVAVFAAFAIDIAIGSRLIPTIAAEPLTATIAFFLFGLWMYFYTVKKDRV, via the coding sequence ATGAGCGAGAAAAGAGGATTATCTCATAATGCTTACGGCGGCATCCACGGGGATGACTATGTTCCCTATGTGCCCGTAAGTGAAGCGATGCCTGAAATGACAGCAGTATCACTTATAATAGGTGCAGTATTTGGAATAATCTTTGCAGCAGCAAATACCTATCTCGGACTCAAGGTTGGCCTTACCATTTCTGCCGGTATACCTGCTGCTATTTTGGCTACAGGTATTCTAAAGGGGTTCTTTGGGCGGAATAATATTTTAGAGGCTAATTTGATTCAAGGAATTGCCGCCATGGGAGAATCCATTGCCGGAGGTATTATATTTACAATGCCGGCTATAATTATTTGGGGAATGAACCTAAGCTTGAGCACCATATTTTTTGTTACAATACTTGGAGGACTTTTAGGCATCTTATTTGTCGTTCCCTTGAGAAGATATCTCCTTGTTGAGGAACACGGGAAGCTTATATTTCCTGAAAGCATGGCTGCTGCAGAGGTACTTGTCACGGGTAGTGCCGGCGGAACAGGCTTTAAAACAGTTATGACAGGTCTTTTGGGCGGAGCTCTATACAAGCTTTTGTCCGGAGGCCTAAGGTTTTGGGGTGAAGAACCGGAATGGGTGGTAAAGCCAATGCAAAATACAATCTTTGGATTTGATACACTGGCATCACTCTTAGGCGTTGGTTTTATTGTAGGAACAGAAGTTGCCCTATATATGTTTGGCGGATCCTTCATTGCTTGGTTTGCACTTATACCCTTAATTAAGTATTTTGGATCAGGACTGGCAGAACCCCTGTTTCCATCAGAGGTTCTGATTACAGAAATGGGGGCTTGGGATATTTGGAGTAAATATATCAGATATGTTGGTGCAGGAGCAGTTGCTGCCGGTGGCTTTATAAGCCTAGCAAGATCACTTCCTACAATTATAAACTCATTTAGAACAGCTATTGGTGGCCTTGGAGATAAGAGTTCCAGTAAAAAGAGAACAGAGCTGGATGTTCCGATGACCTGGGTGCTGATAGGAGCTATTCTTGTATTCCTGCTTTCATGGTTTCTGCCTATGATAAATGCAGGATTTGTTGGGGCATTAATGATTATAGTATTCTCCTTCTTCTTTTCAGTAGTGTCAGGAAGAATGGTAGGTATTATAGGAGCCTCTAACAATCCTGTATCCGGCATGACTATTGCAACACTATTGTTTGCAACTTCGATACTGAGGTCAATTGGATTGGCTGGAGACGAGGGAATGCTTATAGCCATTACAATAGGAGGAGTTATTTGTGTAGCCATTGCCGTTGCAGGTGGAGCTGCACAAAGTATGAAGACCGGTTTTATAATTGGAGGTACGCCAAAATATATGCAGATAGGAATGTATATAGGTCTGGTGGCCGCATCCCTATTTGCCGGTTTAGTATTATTGGTTATGCATGACACCTATGGGATTGGCTCAAGGGAAGTAGCAGCACCTCAAGCAACCTTGATGTCAATGGTTGTTAAAGGGGTTATGACCGGAGATCTACCCTGGGCCCTTGTGCTCATAGGTGGAGTTTTTGGAATATTTTGTGCACTGGCAAGATTGCCGATTCTTCCGGTGGCCTTAGGGATATATCTTCCGATCCACCTAAATGCGGCGGTGTTAGTTGGAGGCATAATCAGAACTATTGCTGAGAAAAAGTTTAAGAATAATGAAGAGCAATCCAAGCTACAGATTGAAAAAGGAATACTGCTTGCTTCTGGTATTGTTGCCGGTGATGCAATTATGGGAATTGTAGTTGCAGTTTTTGCAGCTTTTGCCATAGATATTGCCATTGGCAGCAGACTTATACCTACAATAGCAGCAGAGCCTTTGACGGCGACTATTGCCTTCTTCCTCTTTGGTCTTTGGATGTACTTCTATACGGTAAAAAAGGATAGAGTCTAG